The Acanthopagrus latus isolate v.2019 chromosome 6, fAcaLat1.1, whole genome shotgun sequence genome includes a region encoding these proteins:
- the LOC119020631 gene encoding inter-alpha-trypsin inhibitor heavy chain H3-like isoform X3, protein METAVGRIALFGLLLALVTTLPNKDDWDIYSFHINSTVTGRYATTVITSRVANRMNESKEIEFQVRIPKNAFISKFKMLIDGQEYDGVVKPKEQAQQQYTEAVSRGQSAGIVSSVGRTLEEFKTSVTVAAHKKVTFELTYEELLKRRHGKYELQIHARPMQPVKDFKVDVYINEEAGINFIEVKGGLSTKALANAITKTHAKKEAWVYFYPTEDQQKTCDSCSDQGMNGDLVIVYDVNRDTSLGDIKKSAGYFVHHFAPSNLPRIPKNVVFVIDQSGSMGGRKIAQTRMALIHILSDLAEDDFFGLISFDSQLFHWKRELVQATGANLESAKTFARNIRDRGATNINEAVLEGARMLNAHPREGSASILILLTDGDPTTGVTNLGQIQANVKGGIKGKFPLYCLGFGFDVNFEFLEKMSLQNDGVARRIYEDSDANLQLKGFYEEVATPLLTDVTMIYLGGTNLTQTNFSQYYNGSEIVVAGQITDNNIETFIPQVVAISSNRRLVFSDTNTTAVSTGTMTDHHIQRVWAYLTVKQLLEKELLVSGPEKKSVTEEALRLSLKYNFVTPLTSMVVTKPLGETTDVLHKPKEGETTSDLSALDLPTRQHSPPMRSSPGTSGRMFSMAYLRPDFGSAGGAVKGTLHHPQGPTGNSRSRSRSRKVKVQQAQVDFFDYDDYGTALNLPRGRSPLPTIVTTQKNQAHRFLIKPDNQSLPLCFDVAGNTQLKLFHHPNRGLSVNGRLDATLHGGFKKIVIHSSTDVHIEVETTGITVREGQTQTSHTGQDLITAGSVTVIKRDKEIDIAAGDTRLLILIHNRGHKESLWPVLRQLPSDPSATGILALKPTVYEEVQQTSSTKLKINNQEIDVSRSTADDFSIVSTPTLDCWLMSAESALQGSLDDFTITNL, encoded by the exons ATGGAGACAGCTGTGGGGAGAATCGCCCTCTTTGGGCTGCTGCTGGCATTGGTTACCACACTACCAAATAAG GACGACTGGGACATCTACAGCTTTCACATCAACTCCACAGTTACCGGACGTTATGCCACCACTGTCATCACAAGCCGTGTGGCCAATCGTATGAATGAGTCAAAGGAAATCGAATTCCAAGTCCGGATTCCCAAAAACGCCTTCATCAGTAAATTCAAgat GCTTATAGACGGCCAGGAATATGATGGTGTTGTGAAACCTAAGGAGCAAGCTCAGCAGCAGTACACTGAGGCAGTGTCCCGTGGCCAAAGTGCTGGGATTGTCAG TTCTGTAGGGAGAACCCTTGAGGAGTTTAAGACCTCTGTGACTGTGGCCGCACACAAAAAAGTCACCTTTGAGCTCACATATGAGGAACTGTTGAAACGCAGGCATGGCAAGTACGAGCTGCAAATCCATGCTCGACCCATGCAGCCTGTTAAAGACTTCAAG GTTGATGTGTACATTAATGAGGAAGCCGGGATCAATTTCATCGAGGTTAAGGGAGGACTAAGCACCAAAGCCCTGGCCAATGCCATTaccaaaacacatgcaaagaaAGAG GCATGGGTGTATTTCTACCCGACAGAGGaccaacagaaaacatgtgACAGCTGTAGCGATCAGGGAATGAATGGAGACTTGGTTATTGTTTATGATGTCAACAGGGACACCTCTTTGGGAGACATCAAG AAATCGGCTGGGTACTTTGTTCATCACTTTGCTCCATCTAATCTTCCCCGCATACCAAAAAATGTCGTCTTCGTGATTGATCAAAGTGGCTCAATGGGCGGCAGGAAAATAGCACAG ACCCGCATGGCATTAATCCATATTTTGAGTGACCTGGCAGAAGATGACTTCTTTGGTCTTATTAGTTTTGATAGCCAGCTTTTTCACTGGAAACGAGAACTTGTTCAGGCCACTGGAGCAAACCTGGAAAGCGCCAAGACATTTGCACGGAATATTAGAGATAGAGgag CCACTAACATTAACGAAGCAGTGCTGGAAGGAGCACGTATGCTAAATGCACATCCCAGAGAAGGTTCAGCTTCTATCCTTATACTTCTCACCGACGGAGATCCAACCACAG ggGTGACAAATCTTGGACAAATACAGGCAAATGTTAAAGGGGGTATTAAGGGCAAATTCCCACTCTACTGTCTCGGATTTGGTTTTGATGTCAATTTTGAGTTTCTTGAGAAGATGTCGCTGCAGAACGATGGTGTGGCACGTCGGATTTATGAAGACTCTGATGCTAATTTACAACTTAAG GGTTTCTATGAAGAGGTGGCCACTCCTCTGTTGACAGACGTGACAATGATCTATCTCGGTGGGACCAATCTAACCCAGACGAACTTCAGCCAGTATTATAATGGCTCTGAGATTGTGGTGGCCGGTCAGATTACTGATAACAACATCGAAACCTTCATCCCACAAGTTGTGGCCATTTCG AGCAATAGAAGGCTGGTGTTctctgacacaaacaccacCGCTGTGTCCACCGGAACGATGACTGACCATCACATACAACGTGTTTGGGCCTACCTCACTGTCAAACAACTTCTGGAAAAAGA GCTGCTAGTATCTGGACCTGAGAAGAAGAGTGTGACAGAAGAGGCTTTGAGGCTGTCTCTCAAATACAACTTTGTGACACCACTCACATCCATGGTGGTCACCAAGCCTCTGGGGGAGACCACAGATGTGCTCCATAAACCCAAAGAAGGTGAAACAACGTCAGATTTGTCTGCTCTTGATCTTCCAACTAGACAACACAGTCCACCCATGCGTTCCAGCCCAGGGACTAGTGGACGCATGTTTTCAATGGCATACCTAC GGCCAGATTTTGGTTCAG CCGGAGGTGCCGTTAAAG GTACCCTTCATCATCCTCAAGGTCCTACAGGCAATTCCCGTTCCCGTTCCAGATCCCGAAAAGTTAAAG TTCAACAAGCACAGGTGGATTTTTTTGATTATGACG ATTATGGCACAGCTC tcaaccTTCCACGTGGACGTAGTCCTCTTCCCACCATTGTGACAACCCAAAAAAATCAAG cccACAGGTTTTTGATAAAACCCGACAATCAGTCTCTTCCACTGTGCTTTGATGTTGCTGGAAATACCCAGCTGAAGCTATTCCACCATCCCAACAGGG GGCTTTCTGTGAATGGTAGGCTTGATGCAACTCTGCATGGAGGCTTCAAAAAGATCGTCATCCACTCATCCACTGATGTGCATATTGAGGTTGAAACCACCGGAATCACTGTACGAGAgggacagacacagacaagCCACACCGGACAGGATCTCATCACTGCTGGAAG TGTTACAGTGATAAAACGGGACAAGGAGATAGATATCGCAGCTGGTGACACACGGCTGCTCATCTTGATTCATAATAGAGGTCACAAAGAATCCCTCTGGCCGGTTTTAAGACAGCTGCCATCGGACCCCAGCGCCACAGGAATTTTAG ctcttAAGCCAACAGTTTATGAGGAGGTGCAGCAAACTTCGTCAACAAAGCTGAAGATCAACAACCAGGAGATTGATGTCTCCAG GTCCACCGCTGATGATTTCAGTATTGTGTCTACCCCGACTCTGGACTGCTGGCTCATGTCTGCTGAGTCTGCCCTGCAGGGAAGCCTGGATGATTTCACCATCACAAATCTTTAA
- the LOC119020631 gene encoding inter-alpha-trypsin inhibitor heavy chain H3-like isoform X2: METAVGRIALFGLLLALVTTLPNKDDWDIYSFHINSTVTGRYATTVITSRVANRMNESKEIEFQVRIPKNAFISKFKMLIDGQEYDGVVKPKEQAQQQYTEAVSRGQSAGIVSSVGRTLEEFKTSVTVAAHKKVTFELTYEELLKRRHGKYELQIHARPMQPVKDFKVDVYINEEAGINFIEVKGGLSTKALANAITKTHAKKEAWVYFYPTEDQQKTCDSCSDQGMNGDLVIVYDVNRDTSLGDIKKSAGYFVHHFAPSNLPRIPKNVVFVIDQSGSMGGRKIAQTRMALIHILSDLAEDDFFGLISFDSQLFHWKRELVQATGANLESAKTFARNIRDRGATNINEAVLEGARMLNAHPREGSASILILLTDGDPTTGVTNLGQIQANVKGGIKGKFPLYCLGFGFDVNFEFLEKMSLQNDGVARRIYEDSDANLQLKGFYEEVATPLLTDVTMIYLGGTNLTQTNFSQYYNGSEIVVAGQITDNNIETFIPQVVAISSNRRLVFSDTNTTAVSTGTMTDHHIQRVWAYLTVKQLLEKELLVSGPEKKSVTEEALRLSLKYNFVTPLTSMVVTKPLGETTDVLHKPKEGETTSDLSALDLPTRQHSPPMRSSPGTSGRMFSMAYLRPDFGSGTLHHPQGPTGNSRSRSRSRKVKVQQAQVDFFDYDDYGTALNLPRGRSPLPTIVTTQKNQGRVYQRSHRFLIKPDNQSLPLCFDVAGNTQLKLFHHPNRGLSVNGRLDATLHGGFKKIVIHSSTDVHIEVETTGITVREGQTQTSHTGQDLITAGSVTVIKRDKEIDIAAGDTRLLILIHNRGHKESLWPVLRQLPSDPSATGILALKPTVYEEVQQTSSTKLKINNQEIDVSRSTADDFSIVSTPTLDCWLMSAESALQGSLDDFTITNL; the protein is encoded by the exons ATGGAGACAGCTGTGGGGAGAATCGCCCTCTTTGGGCTGCTGCTGGCATTGGTTACCACACTACCAAATAAG GACGACTGGGACATCTACAGCTTTCACATCAACTCCACAGTTACCGGACGTTATGCCACCACTGTCATCACAAGCCGTGTGGCCAATCGTATGAATGAGTCAAAGGAAATCGAATTCCAAGTCCGGATTCCCAAAAACGCCTTCATCAGTAAATTCAAgat GCTTATAGACGGCCAGGAATATGATGGTGTTGTGAAACCTAAGGAGCAAGCTCAGCAGCAGTACACTGAGGCAGTGTCCCGTGGCCAAAGTGCTGGGATTGTCAG TTCTGTAGGGAGAACCCTTGAGGAGTTTAAGACCTCTGTGACTGTGGCCGCACACAAAAAAGTCACCTTTGAGCTCACATATGAGGAACTGTTGAAACGCAGGCATGGCAAGTACGAGCTGCAAATCCATGCTCGACCCATGCAGCCTGTTAAAGACTTCAAG GTTGATGTGTACATTAATGAGGAAGCCGGGATCAATTTCATCGAGGTTAAGGGAGGACTAAGCACCAAAGCCCTGGCCAATGCCATTaccaaaacacatgcaaagaaAGAG GCATGGGTGTATTTCTACCCGACAGAGGaccaacagaaaacatgtgACAGCTGTAGCGATCAGGGAATGAATGGAGACTTGGTTATTGTTTATGATGTCAACAGGGACACCTCTTTGGGAGACATCAAG AAATCGGCTGGGTACTTTGTTCATCACTTTGCTCCATCTAATCTTCCCCGCATACCAAAAAATGTCGTCTTCGTGATTGATCAAAGTGGCTCAATGGGCGGCAGGAAAATAGCACAG ACCCGCATGGCATTAATCCATATTTTGAGTGACCTGGCAGAAGATGACTTCTTTGGTCTTATTAGTTTTGATAGCCAGCTTTTTCACTGGAAACGAGAACTTGTTCAGGCCACTGGAGCAAACCTGGAAAGCGCCAAGACATTTGCACGGAATATTAGAGATAGAGgag CCACTAACATTAACGAAGCAGTGCTGGAAGGAGCACGTATGCTAAATGCACATCCCAGAGAAGGTTCAGCTTCTATCCTTATACTTCTCACCGACGGAGATCCAACCACAG ggGTGACAAATCTTGGACAAATACAGGCAAATGTTAAAGGGGGTATTAAGGGCAAATTCCCACTCTACTGTCTCGGATTTGGTTTTGATGTCAATTTTGAGTTTCTTGAGAAGATGTCGCTGCAGAACGATGGTGTGGCACGTCGGATTTATGAAGACTCTGATGCTAATTTACAACTTAAG GGTTTCTATGAAGAGGTGGCCACTCCTCTGTTGACAGACGTGACAATGATCTATCTCGGTGGGACCAATCTAACCCAGACGAACTTCAGCCAGTATTATAATGGCTCTGAGATTGTGGTGGCCGGTCAGATTACTGATAACAACATCGAAACCTTCATCCCACAAGTTGTGGCCATTTCG AGCAATAGAAGGCTGGTGTTctctgacacaaacaccacCGCTGTGTCCACCGGAACGATGACTGACCATCACATACAACGTGTTTGGGCCTACCTCACTGTCAAACAACTTCTGGAAAAAGA GCTGCTAGTATCTGGACCTGAGAAGAAGAGTGTGACAGAAGAGGCTTTGAGGCTGTCTCTCAAATACAACTTTGTGACACCACTCACATCCATGGTGGTCACCAAGCCTCTGGGGGAGACCACAGATGTGCTCCATAAACCCAAAGAAGGTGAAACAACGTCAGATTTGTCTGCTCTTGATCTTCCAACTAGACAACACAGTCCACCCATGCGTTCCAGCCCAGGGACTAGTGGACGCATGTTTTCAATGGCATACCTAC GGCCAGATTTTGGTTCAG GTACCCTTCATCATCCTCAAGGTCCTACAGGCAATTCCCGTTCCCGTTCCAGATCCCGAAAAGTTAAAG TTCAACAAGCACAGGTGGATTTTTTTGATTATGACG ATTATGGCACAGCTC tcaaccTTCCACGTGGACGTAGTCCTCTTCCCACCATTGTGACAACCCAAAAAAATCAAGGCAGAGTATATCAAAGAT cccACAGGTTTTTGATAAAACCCGACAATCAGTCTCTTCCACTGTGCTTTGATGTTGCTGGAAATACCCAGCTGAAGCTATTCCACCATCCCAACAGGG GGCTTTCTGTGAATGGTAGGCTTGATGCAACTCTGCATGGAGGCTTCAAAAAGATCGTCATCCACTCATCCACTGATGTGCATATTGAGGTTGAAACCACCGGAATCACTGTACGAGAgggacagacacagacaagCCACACCGGACAGGATCTCATCACTGCTGGAAG TGTTACAGTGATAAAACGGGACAAGGAGATAGATATCGCAGCTGGTGACACACGGCTGCTCATCTTGATTCATAATAGAGGTCACAAAGAATCCCTCTGGCCGGTTTTAAGACAGCTGCCATCGGACCCCAGCGCCACAGGAATTTTAG ctcttAAGCCAACAGTTTATGAGGAGGTGCAGCAAACTTCGTCAACAAAGCTGAAGATCAACAACCAGGAGATTGATGTCTCCAG GTCCACCGCTGATGATTTCAGTATTGTGTCTACCCCGACTCTGGACTGCTGGCTCATGTCTGCTGAGTCTGCCCTGCAGGGAAGCCTGGATGATTTCACCATCACAAATCTTTAA
- the LOC119020631 gene encoding inter-alpha-trypsin inhibitor heavy chain H3-like isoform X1, giving the protein METAVGRIALFGLLLALVTTLPNKDDWDIYSFHINSTVTGRYATTVITSRVANRMNESKEIEFQVRIPKNAFISKFKMLIDGQEYDGVVKPKEQAQQQYTEAVSRGQSAGIVSSVGRTLEEFKTSVTVAAHKKVTFELTYEELLKRRHGKYELQIHARPMQPVKDFKVDVYINEEAGINFIEVKGGLSTKALANAITKTHAKKEAWVYFYPTEDQQKTCDSCSDQGMNGDLVIVYDVNRDTSLGDIKKSAGYFVHHFAPSNLPRIPKNVVFVIDQSGSMGGRKIAQTRMALIHILSDLAEDDFFGLISFDSQLFHWKRELVQATGANLESAKTFARNIRDRGATNINEAVLEGARMLNAHPREGSASILILLTDGDPTTGVTNLGQIQANVKGGIKGKFPLYCLGFGFDVNFEFLEKMSLQNDGVARRIYEDSDANLQLKGFYEEVATPLLTDVTMIYLGGTNLTQTNFSQYYNGSEIVVAGQITDNNIETFIPQVVAISSNRRLVFSDTNTTAVSTGTMTDHHIQRVWAYLTVKQLLEKELLVSGPEKKSVTEEALRLSLKYNFVTPLTSMVVTKPLGETTDVLHKPKEGETTSDLSALDLPTRQHSPPMRSSPGTSGRMFSMAYLRPDFGSAGGAVKGTLHHPQGPTGNSRSRSRSRKVKVQQAQVDFFDYDDYGTALNLPRGRSPLPTIVTTQKNQGRVYQRSHRFLIKPDNQSLPLCFDVAGNTQLKLFHHPNRGLSVNGRLDATLHGGFKKIVIHSSTDVHIEVETTGITVREGQTQTSHTGQDLITAGSVTVIKRDKEIDIAAGDTRLLILIHNRGHKESLWPVLRQLPSDPSATGILALKPTVYEEVQQTSSTKLKINNQEIDVSRSTADDFSIVSTPTLDCWLMSAESALQGSLDDFTITNL; this is encoded by the exons ATGGAGACAGCTGTGGGGAGAATCGCCCTCTTTGGGCTGCTGCTGGCATTGGTTACCACACTACCAAATAAG GACGACTGGGACATCTACAGCTTTCACATCAACTCCACAGTTACCGGACGTTATGCCACCACTGTCATCACAAGCCGTGTGGCCAATCGTATGAATGAGTCAAAGGAAATCGAATTCCAAGTCCGGATTCCCAAAAACGCCTTCATCAGTAAATTCAAgat GCTTATAGACGGCCAGGAATATGATGGTGTTGTGAAACCTAAGGAGCAAGCTCAGCAGCAGTACACTGAGGCAGTGTCCCGTGGCCAAAGTGCTGGGATTGTCAG TTCTGTAGGGAGAACCCTTGAGGAGTTTAAGACCTCTGTGACTGTGGCCGCACACAAAAAAGTCACCTTTGAGCTCACATATGAGGAACTGTTGAAACGCAGGCATGGCAAGTACGAGCTGCAAATCCATGCTCGACCCATGCAGCCTGTTAAAGACTTCAAG GTTGATGTGTACATTAATGAGGAAGCCGGGATCAATTTCATCGAGGTTAAGGGAGGACTAAGCACCAAAGCCCTGGCCAATGCCATTaccaaaacacatgcaaagaaAGAG GCATGGGTGTATTTCTACCCGACAGAGGaccaacagaaaacatgtgACAGCTGTAGCGATCAGGGAATGAATGGAGACTTGGTTATTGTTTATGATGTCAACAGGGACACCTCTTTGGGAGACATCAAG AAATCGGCTGGGTACTTTGTTCATCACTTTGCTCCATCTAATCTTCCCCGCATACCAAAAAATGTCGTCTTCGTGATTGATCAAAGTGGCTCAATGGGCGGCAGGAAAATAGCACAG ACCCGCATGGCATTAATCCATATTTTGAGTGACCTGGCAGAAGATGACTTCTTTGGTCTTATTAGTTTTGATAGCCAGCTTTTTCACTGGAAACGAGAACTTGTTCAGGCCACTGGAGCAAACCTGGAAAGCGCCAAGACATTTGCACGGAATATTAGAGATAGAGgag CCACTAACATTAACGAAGCAGTGCTGGAAGGAGCACGTATGCTAAATGCACATCCCAGAGAAGGTTCAGCTTCTATCCTTATACTTCTCACCGACGGAGATCCAACCACAG ggGTGACAAATCTTGGACAAATACAGGCAAATGTTAAAGGGGGTATTAAGGGCAAATTCCCACTCTACTGTCTCGGATTTGGTTTTGATGTCAATTTTGAGTTTCTTGAGAAGATGTCGCTGCAGAACGATGGTGTGGCACGTCGGATTTATGAAGACTCTGATGCTAATTTACAACTTAAG GGTTTCTATGAAGAGGTGGCCACTCCTCTGTTGACAGACGTGACAATGATCTATCTCGGTGGGACCAATCTAACCCAGACGAACTTCAGCCAGTATTATAATGGCTCTGAGATTGTGGTGGCCGGTCAGATTACTGATAACAACATCGAAACCTTCATCCCACAAGTTGTGGCCATTTCG AGCAATAGAAGGCTGGTGTTctctgacacaaacaccacCGCTGTGTCCACCGGAACGATGACTGACCATCACATACAACGTGTTTGGGCCTACCTCACTGTCAAACAACTTCTGGAAAAAGA GCTGCTAGTATCTGGACCTGAGAAGAAGAGTGTGACAGAAGAGGCTTTGAGGCTGTCTCTCAAATACAACTTTGTGACACCACTCACATCCATGGTGGTCACCAAGCCTCTGGGGGAGACCACAGATGTGCTCCATAAACCCAAAGAAGGTGAAACAACGTCAGATTTGTCTGCTCTTGATCTTCCAACTAGACAACACAGTCCACCCATGCGTTCCAGCCCAGGGACTAGTGGACGCATGTTTTCAATGGCATACCTAC GGCCAGATTTTGGTTCAG CCGGAGGTGCCGTTAAAG GTACCCTTCATCATCCTCAAGGTCCTACAGGCAATTCCCGTTCCCGTTCCAGATCCCGAAAAGTTAAAG TTCAACAAGCACAGGTGGATTTTTTTGATTATGACG ATTATGGCACAGCTC tcaaccTTCCACGTGGACGTAGTCCTCTTCCCACCATTGTGACAACCCAAAAAAATCAAGGCAGAGTATATCAAAGAT cccACAGGTTTTTGATAAAACCCGACAATCAGTCTCTTCCACTGTGCTTTGATGTTGCTGGAAATACCCAGCTGAAGCTATTCCACCATCCCAACAGGG GGCTTTCTGTGAATGGTAGGCTTGATGCAACTCTGCATGGAGGCTTCAAAAAGATCGTCATCCACTCATCCACTGATGTGCATATTGAGGTTGAAACCACCGGAATCACTGTACGAGAgggacagacacagacaagCCACACCGGACAGGATCTCATCACTGCTGGAAG TGTTACAGTGATAAAACGGGACAAGGAGATAGATATCGCAGCTGGTGACACACGGCTGCTCATCTTGATTCATAATAGAGGTCACAAAGAATCCCTCTGGCCGGTTTTAAGACAGCTGCCATCGGACCCCAGCGCCACAGGAATTTTAG ctcttAAGCCAACAGTTTATGAGGAGGTGCAGCAAACTTCGTCAACAAAGCTGAAGATCAACAACCAGGAGATTGATGTCTCCAG GTCCACCGCTGATGATTTCAGTATTGTGTCTACCCCGACTCTGGACTGCTGGCTCATGTCTGCTGAGTCTGCCCTGCAGGGAAGCCTGGATGATTTCACCATCACAAATCTTTAA
- the LOC119020631 gene encoding inter-alpha-trypsin inhibitor heavy chain H3-like isoform X5, with protein sequence METAVGRIALFGLLLALVTTLPNKDDWDIYSFHINSTVTGRYATTVITSRVANRMNESKEIEFQVRIPKNAFISKFKMLIDGQEYDGVVKPKEQAQQQYTEAVSRGQSAGIVSSVGRTLEEFKTSVTVAAHKKVTFELTYEELLKRRHGKYELQIHARPMQPVKDFKVDVYINEEAGINFIEVKGGLSTKALANAITKTHAKKEAWVYFYPTEDQQKTCDSCSDQGMNGDLVIVYDVNRDTSLGDIKKSAGYFVHHFAPSNLPRIPKNVVFVIDQSGSMGGRKIAQTRMALIHILSDLAEDDFFGLISFDSQLFHWKRELVQATGANLESAKTFARNIRDRGATNINEAVLEGARMLNAHPREGSASILILLTDGDPTTGVTNLGQIQANVKGGIKGKFPLYCLGFGFDVNFEFLEKMSLQNDGVARRIYEDSDANLQLKGFYEEVATPLLTDVTMIYLGGTNLTQTNFSQYYNGSEIVVAGQITDNNIETFIPQVVAISSNRRLVFSDTNTTAVSTGTMTDHHIQRVWAYLTVKQLLEKELLVSGPEKKSVTEEALRLSLKYNFVTPLTSMVVTKPLGETTDVLHKPKEGETTSDLSALDLPTRQHSPPMRSSPGTSGRMFSMAYLRPDFGSAGGAVKVQQAQVDFFDYDDYGTALNLPRGRSPLPTIVTTQKNQAHRFLIKPDNQSLPLCFDVAGNTQLKLFHHPNRGLSVNGRLDATLHGGFKKIVIHSSTDVHIEVETTGITVREGQTQTSHTGQDLITAGSVTVIKRDKEIDIAAGDTRLLILIHNRGHKESLWPVLRQLPSDPSATGILALKPTVYEEVQQTSSTKLKINNQEIDVSRSTADDFSIVSTPTLDCWLMSAESALQGSLDDFTITNL encoded by the exons ATGGAGACAGCTGTGGGGAGAATCGCCCTCTTTGGGCTGCTGCTGGCATTGGTTACCACACTACCAAATAAG GACGACTGGGACATCTACAGCTTTCACATCAACTCCACAGTTACCGGACGTTATGCCACCACTGTCATCACAAGCCGTGTGGCCAATCGTATGAATGAGTCAAAGGAAATCGAATTCCAAGTCCGGATTCCCAAAAACGCCTTCATCAGTAAATTCAAgat GCTTATAGACGGCCAGGAATATGATGGTGTTGTGAAACCTAAGGAGCAAGCTCAGCAGCAGTACACTGAGGCAGTGTCCCGTGGCCAAAGTGCTGGGATTGTCAG TTCTGTAGGGAGAACCCTTGAGGAGTTTAAGACCTCTGTGACTGTGGCCGCACACAAAAAAGTCACCTTTGAGCTCACATATGAGGAACTGTTGAAACGCAGGCATGGCAAGTACGAGCTGCAAATCCATGCTCGACCCATGCAGCCTGTTAAAGACTTCAAG GTTGATGTGTACATTAATGAGGAAGCCGGGATCAATTTCATCGAGGTTAAGGGAGGACTAAGCACCAAAGCCCTGGCCAATGCCATTaccaaaacacatgcaaagaaAGAG GCATGGGTGTATTTCTACCCGACAGAGGaccaacagaaaacatgtgACAGCTGTAGCGATCAGGGAATGAATGGAGACTTGGTTATTGTTTATGATGTCAACAGGGACACCTCTTTGGGAGACATCAAG AAATCGGCTGGGTACTTTGTTCATCACTTTGCTCCATCTAATCTTCCCCGCATACCAAAAAATGTCGTCTTCGTGATTGATCAAAGTGGCTCAATGGGCGGCAGGAAAATAGCACAG ACCCGCATGGCATTAATCCATATTTTGAGTGACCTGGCAGAAGATGACTTCTTTGGTCTTATTAGTTTTGATAGCCAGCTTTTTCACTGGAAACGAGAACTTGTTCAGGCCACTGGAGCAAACCTGGAAAGCGCCAAGACATTTGCACGGAATATTAGAGATAGAGgag CCACTAACATTAACGAAGCAGTGCTGGAAGGAGCACGTATGCTAAATGCACATCCCAGAGAAGGTTCAGCTTCTATCCTTATACTTCTCACCGACGGAGATCCAACCACAG ggGTGACAAATCTTGGACAAATACAGGCAAATGTTAAAGGGGGTATTAAGGGCAAATTCCCACTCTACTGTCTCGGATTTGGTTTTGATGTCAATTTTGAGTTTCTTGAGAAGATGTCGCTGCAGAACGATGGTGTGGCACGTCGGATTTATGAAGACTCTGATGCTAATTTACAACTTAAG GGTTTCTATGAAGAGGTGGCCACTCCTCTGTTGACAGACGTGACAATGATCTATCTCGGTGGGACCAATCTAACCCAGACGAACTTCAGCCAGTATTATAATGGCTCTGAGATTGTGGTGGCCGGTCAGATTACTGATAACAACATCGAAACCTTCATCCCACAAGTTGTGGCCATTTCG AGCAATAGAAGGCTGGTGTTctctgacacaaacaccacCGCTGTGTCCACCGGAACGATGACTGACCATCACATACAACGTGTTTGGGCCTACCTCACTGTCAAACAACTTCTGGAAAAAGA GCTGCTAGTATCTGGACCTGAGAAGAAGAGTGTGACAGAAGAGGCTTTGAGGCTGTCTCTCAAATACAACTTTGTGACACCACTCACATCCATGGTGGTCACCAAGCCTCTGGGGGAGACCACAGATGTGCTCCATAAACCCAAAGAAGGTGAAACAACGTCAGATTTGTCTGCTCTTGATCTTCCAACTAGACAACACAGTCCACCCATGCGTTCCAGCCCAGGGACTAGTGGACGCATGTTTTCAATGGCATACCTAC GGCCAGATTTTGGTTCAG CCGGAGGTGCCGTTAAAG TTCAACAAGCACAGGTGGATTTTTTTGATTATGACG ATTATGGCACAGCTC tcaaccTTCCACGTGGACGTAGTCCTCTTCCCACCATTGTGACAACCCAAAAAAATCAAG cccACAGGTTTTTGATAAAACCCGACAATCAGTCTCTTCCACTGTGCTTTGATGTTGCTGGAAATACCCAGCTGAAGCTATTCCACCATCCCAACAGGG GGCTTTCTGTGAATGGTAGGCTTGATGCAACTCTGCATGGAGGCTTCAAAAAGATCGTCATCCACTCATCCACTGATGTGCATATTGAGGTTGAAACCACCGGAATCACTGTACGAGAgggacagacacagacaagCCACACCGGACAGGATCTCATCACTGCTGGAAG TGTTACAGTGATAAAACGGGACAAGGAGATAGATATCGCAGCTGGTGACACACGGCTGCTCATCTTGATTCATAATAGAGGTCACAAAGAATCCCTCTGGCCGGTTTTAAGACAGCTGCCATCGGACCCCAGCGCCACAGGAATTTTAG ctcttAAGCCAACAGTTTATGAGGAGGTGCAGCAAACTTCGTCAACAAAGCTGAAGATCAACAACCAGGAGATTGATGTCTCCAG GTCCACCGCTGATGATTTCAGTATTGTGTCTACCCCGACTCTGGACTGCTGGCTCATGTCTGCTGAGTCTGCCCTGCAGGGAAGCCTGGATGATTTCACCATCACAAATCTTTAA